Proteins from a genomic interval of Sphingobacterium sp. SYP-B4668:
- a CDS encoding aspartate aminotransferase family protein, whose amino-acid sequence MLSNRELFLMNTAQTSTSPRMVEIERAEGIYLYGPEGQKYMDLVSGFNVSNIGHRHPKVIQAIQAQLEKYLHVTVYGEFVQAPQVQFATDLLATLPHSFQSVYLTNSGAEAVEGAMKIAKRYTGRRQIIAARKAYHGSTQGALSLIGNEEYHQAYAPLLPEISFINFNQQEDLESITNQTAAVILEAIQGEAGVRVPDMAYMKAVRKRCDETGTLLIFDEIQTGFGRTGKLFAFEHFGIVPDILMLAKGIGGGMPLGAFVAPKQIMDVIKDNPMLGHITTFGGHPVSCAAAKASLEVIRDEKLIEQVADKAQLFRELLSHSKIKEIRGLGLMMCIQLETFDQVYHVSKYAAENGVMIDWYLHCETALRIAPPLTITKEQIEAACAVILKGIDIYG is encoded by the coding sequence ATGCTTAGTAATCGCGAACTCTTCTTAATGAATACCGCCCAAACGTCCACATCACCTCGTATGGTCGAAATAGAAAGGGCTGAAGGAATTTATTTATATGGTCCAGAAGGGCAAAAATATATGGACCTGGTATCTGGATTTAACGTCAGTAATATCGGTCATCGACATCCCAAGGTAATACAAGCGATACAAGCGCAATTGGAAAAGTACTTACATGTCACCGTGTATGGCGAATTTGTCCAGGCTCCACAGGTACAGTTTGCGACGGATTTGTTAGCAACCTTGCCTCACTCATTTCAATCTGTATACCTTACCAATAGCGGAGCTGAAGCTGTTGAAGGCGCAATGAAAATCGCCAAGCGATATACAGGCAGACGTCAAATCATTGCTGCGAGGAAGGCGTATCATGGAAGTACGCAAGGAGCATTGAGCCTTATAGGGAACGAGGAGTATCACCAAGCATATGCTCCACTCCTACCTGAAATAAGTTTTATTAACTTCAATCAGCAAGAAGACCTTGAATCCATCACAAACCAAACCGCGGCCGTGATACTGGAAGCTATCCAGGGTGAAGCTGGTGTCAGGGTACCTGATATGGCTTATATGAAGGCTGTTCGAAAGCGTTGCGATGAAACTGGAACCTTGTTGATATTTGACGAGATACAGACTGGATTTGGTCGTACGGGTAAATTATTTGCTTTTGAACATTTCGGCATTGTGCCCGATATTTTGATGCTAGCCAAAGGCATAGGTGGAGGAATGCCGCTGGGGGCATTTGTCGCTCCGAAACAGATTATGGATGTCATCAAGGACAATCCAATGCTTGGACATATCACTACATTTGGAGGGCATCCTGTATCATGTGCTGCCGCTAAAGCTTCTCTAGAGGTGATACGGGATGAAAAGCTGATTGAGCAGGTGGCTGATAAGGCCCAATTGTTTCGGGAGCTCCTATCGCATTCAAAAATTAAGGAAATCCGAGGCCTCGGCTTGATGATGTGCATCCAACTTGAGACCTTTGATCAAGTATACCATGTCAGCAAATACGCAGCTGAAAATGGCGTGATGATAGATTGGTACCTGCACTGTGAGACAGCCCTTCGCATAGCCCCTCCTCTAACAATTACCAAGGAGCAAATCGAAGCTGCTTGCGCAGTAATTTTAAAAGGAATCGATATTTACGGTTAA
- a CDS encoding SGNH/GDSL hydrolase family protein, translated as MNTNRRSFITRSLFATGAALMSSSFLHAEEHSMNKKGKIAIKENDIILFQGDSITDAGRKRDNSAANDTSAFGNGYALLAAGKLLSQHASKHIKIYNKGISGNRVPDLQGRWQQEAIDLKPTILSILIGVNDFWRTMDSGASNTSEQFKSQYQKLLDGTLQELPNVQLIIGEPFGVKNVKHVTDAWYPKFLGYQQACKEIATEFKATFVPYQSAFDKALLQSPGDYWTTDGVHTSLAGASLMAETWLAAIK; from the coding sequence ATGAATACGAACAGAAGATCTTTTATTACTAGAAGTTTATTTGCCACTGGCGCTGCCCTGATGAGTAGCTCGTTCTTACATGCTGAAGAACACTCCATGAACAAAAAGGGAAAAATAGCTATTAAAGAAAATGATATCATCCTTTTTCAAGGTGACTCTATCACCGATGCTGGACGCAAGAGGGACAATAGTGCTGCCAATGATACATCCGCATTTGGCAACGGATATGCTCTTCTAGCTGCGGGAAAGCTACTTTCACAACACGCGTCAAAGCACATTAAGATTTACAACAAAGGAATCAGTGGTAACCGCGTACCAGATTTACAAGGACGCTGGCAACAGGAAGCCATTGACTTAAAACCGACCATCCTTAGTATCCTTATAGGTGTCAATGACTTTTGGAGAACAATGGACAGTGGAGCAAGCAATACCTCTGAACAATTTAAGAGTCAATATCAAAAATTGTTGGATGGCACCTTACAAGAATTGCCAAATGTCCAGCTCATTATTGGAGAGCCTTTCGGAGTTAAGAACGTCAAACACGTCACAGACGCTTGGTATCCCAAATTTTTGGGCTATCAGCAAGCTTGCAAAGAAATCGCGACTGAGTTTAAAGCTACCTTTGTTCCTTATCAAAGTGCCTTCGACAAAGCTCTCCTACAATCTCCAGGAGATTACTGGACCACCGATGGTGTCCACACCAGCCTAGCAGGTGCATCCTTGATGGCCGAAACTTGGTTGGCAGCTATAAAATAA
- a CDS encoding MFS transporter, with protein sequence MVSNFKNSKPVFPILFAVSFIHLLNDFVQGIIPSVYPLLKDEHHLSFSQIGMITFVYQIAASIFQPVVGSYTDKYPQPYSQMIAMAFSLVGLVLFAQAHNYEMILISVFLVGVGSSIFHPESSRMAYMASGGKRSLAQSIFQIGGNAGTALAPILVAFFILPKGQDAIIWFAIVPILGKVVALYIGRWYKVKIADRTAVKNKVVLAPDLPNSRVIMSVVVLLLLIISKYFYIASITNYFQFFTMEKFGISEVQAQVFLFYFLIAVAVGTLLGGIFGDRFGRKYVIWFSVLGVAPFALALPYVDFTTTGILIVIIGLILSSAFPSIIVYAQELLPKKLGMISGLFYGFAFGMGGLGSALLGWYADHTSIAFIYQICSYLPLIGIVAYFLPDLQRTPHKEVEL encoded by the coding sequence ATGGTTTCAAATTTTAAAAACAGTAAACCTGTTTTTCCGATTCTTTTTGCAGTCAGTTTCATTCATTTACTTAATGATTTCGTTCAAGGGATCATTCCTTCGGTCTATCCGCTTTTAAAAGACGAGCACCACCTTTCCTTCTCTCAGATTGGGATGATTACTTTTGTTTACCAGATCGCAGCATCCATATTCCAACCAGTAGTGGGGTCTTATACAGACAAATACCCACAACCATATTCGCAGATGATTGCTATGGCATTTTCCCTTGTAGGCTTGGTTCTATTTGCGCAGGCCCACAACTATGAGATGATATTAATCTCAGTTTTCCTAGTAGGAGTAGGCTCGTCCATATTTCATCCCGAATCCTCTCGCATGGCCTATATGGCATCTGGAGGAAAGCGAAGCTTGGCACAATCCATTTTTCAGATCGGTGGAAATGCGGGAACTGCACTTGCGCCAATATTAGTTGCTTTTTTTATCTTACCAAAAGGACAAGATGCCATCATCTGGTTTGCAATTGTTCCAATATTAGGGAAGGTAGTAGCGCTTTATATTGGTAGATGGTATAAAGTAAAAATAGCCGATCGCACAGCTGTCAAAAATAAGGTGGTATTGGCGCCGGATCTGCCCAATTCAAGAGTGATTATGTCTGTAGTAGTATTGCTCTTACTTATTATTTCCAAGTACTTTTATATTGCAAGTATTACCAACTATTTCCAATTCTTTACGATGGAAAAATTCGGAATATCTGAAGTACAGGCACAAGTCTTTTTATTCTATTTCTTGATTGCCGTAGCAGTGGGTACATTACTTGGTGGGATATTCGGCGATCGCTTTGGTCGAAAATATGTCATTTGGTTCTCAGTGCTGGGGGTTGCTCCATTCGCATTGGCACTGCCATATGTCGATTTTACAACTACGGGAATTTTGATTGTTATTATTGGTTTAATCCTTTCCTCAGCTTTCCCTTCTATTATTGTATATGCACAAGAGCTTCTACCTAAAAAGCTAGGAATGATATCTGGACTGTTTTATGGATTCGCTTTTGGTATGGGAGGATTAGGTTCTGCGCTACTAGGATGGTATGCTGATCATACATCCATAGCGTTTATCTACCAGATATGCTCCTACTTGCCATTGATTGGTATCGTTGCTTACTTCTTGCCGGACCTTCAGCGTACACCTCATAAAGAGGTAGAGCTATAA
- a CDS encoding class I SAM-dependent rRNA methyltransferase, which translates to MKKVILHKGKDKAAWQLHPWVFSGAISSLSDKIEDGEVVSVFNIAQEFIAYGIFHNNSRVAVRLLEWHPDREINEQWWRSRIQNAWRQRQHLLVEGVTNTVRLVFAEADFIPGLIVDKYGEYIAIQVHAAGTEMVKTVIIDELNLLLKPKGIYERSDLKSREYEGLPDTNGLLFGELPPEFVDVVENGIHYKVNIIDGQKSGFYCDQRENRLLTAQYTHGKKVLDCFSYSGGFSLNSLQQGAAEVTSVDSSALALETLERNIIANGYDKDKQTSILADVNKQLRTFIDQERKFDVIVLDPPKYAPSRSSLEKASRAYKDLNRRGMMLLESGGLLATFSCSGAMDLDTFKQVIAWAALDAGKEIQFIRQFHQPEDHPVRASFPEGEYLKGLLVRIL; encoded by the coding sequence ATGAAAAAGGTAATCCTGCATAAAGGAAAAGATAAAGCCGCATGGCAGCTACATCCATGGGTGTTTTCGGGTGCTATCAGCTCGCTATCCGATAAAATTGAAGATGGGGAGGTTGTCTCTGTGTTTAATATCGCACAGGAATTTATCGCCTATGGAATTTTTCACAATAATTCACGGGTAGCCGTACGATTGCTAGAATGGCATCCCGATAGAGAAATAAACGAACAATGGTGGCGCAGTCGTATACAAAACGCATGGAGACAAAGACAGCATCTGCTCGTTGAAGGCGTGACCAATACTGTCCGTTTAGTCTTTGCTGAAGCTGATTTTATTCCAGGATTGATTGTCGATAAGTATGGCGAGTATATCGCAATACAAGTTCATGCGGCAGGTACAGAAATGGTGAAGACAGTCATTATCGACGAGTTGAACTTATTATTGAAACCCAAAGGTATTTATGAACGTAGTGATCTCAAATCAAGAGAATACGAAGGTCTACCTGATACAAACGGACTCTTGTTTGGCGAGCTACCTCCCGAATTTGTCGATGTTGTCGAAAATGGAATTCATTATAAAGTCAACATTATAGACGGCCAAAAATCGGGCTTTTATTGTGATCAACGAGAAAATAGACTGTTGACCGCCCAATATACTCACGGTAAAAAGGTTTTAGATTGCTTTAGTTACTCTGGAGGCTTTTCCTTAAATAGTTTGCAACAGGGAGCTGCTGAGGTGACCTCTGTTGATAGTTCTGCATTAGCATTAGAGACATTAGAACGCAATATTATCGCCAATGGATATGATAAAGACAAGCAAACCTCTATCTTGGCCGATGTCAATAAGCAATTGCGCACTTTTATAGACCAAGAGCGAAAATTTGATGTGATTGTCTTAGATCCGCCAAAGTACGCCCCGTCAAGATCATCTCTGGAAAAAGCTTCTAGAGCATATAAAGATTTGAATAGAAGAGGGATGATGTTGCTGGAAAGCGGCGGTTTATTGGCCACTTTCTCTTGCTCAGGCGCCATGGATCTCGACACCTTTAAACAGGTTATTGCTTGGGCTGCATTGGACGCAGGGAAAGAAATCCAATTTATACGGCAATTTCATCAACCCGAGGACCACCCCGTTCGTGCTTCGTTTCCGGAAGGCGAATACTTGAAGGGGCTCCTAGTGAGAATACTTTAG
- a CDS encoding YceI family protein — MKKLFTLVLTILTSVSLALAIHVYTSWKIMEDDYVIRFKTDKANGTMKGLEGQILFDEQNLDKSNIKVSVDVNTIATGIWLKNNHAKAKSFFDSESYPKIYFSSTHFQKSGSGYIVEGDLKIKDTTKRIQIPFSFHSNQNKGEFSGSFQINRTDYGLLKNGVGELVNIDIKLPVSQ, encoded by the coding sequence ATGAAAAAGTTGTTCACTCTTGTCCTCACAATCCTTACCTCCGTCTCTTTGGCTTTGGCCATCCATGTATATACCTCTTGGAAAATAATGGAAGATGACTATGTCATTCGTTTCAAGACGGATAAAGCCAATGGCACCATGAAGGGGCTAGAGGGCCAAATTTTATTTGATGAGCAAAACTTAGACAAGTCCAACATTAAGGTTAGTGTAGATGTAAATACTATTGCCACCGGGATTTGGTTAAAAAACAATCATGCAAAGGCCAAGAGTTTTTTTGATAGCGAATCTTATCCCAAGATATATTTCTCTTCTACTCACTTTCAAAAGTCAGGATCGGGCTATATTGTAGAAGGAGATTTGAAGATAAAAGATACTACCAAACGAATACAGATTCCCTTCAGCTTCCATTCTAATCAAAATAAAGGCGAATTTTCGGGAAGCTTCCAAATCAACAGGACGGACTACGGGCTCCTAAAAAATGGTGTAGGAGAACTCGTTAATATCGATATCAAATTGCCGGTGAGTCAGTAA
- the thrC gene encoding threonine synthase, whose amino-acid sequence MKLYSTNNKELSVSFKDAVFNSLPADRGLYMPEHIPQLDPMFIRNIQQYSLPEIAFHVAHALIGNDIPEADLKKIVNEAINFDAPVRFLNKDTAVLELFHGPSYAFKDFGARFMSRVMGYFSKADDQLLDVLVATSGDTGGAVALGFLGVAGTRVTILYPKGKVSEVQELQLTTNGQNIRAIEIDGTFDDCQALVKRAFNDVQLNSELRLTSANSINIARLIPQTFYYFYTYAQLKAQGINEIVFTVPSGNFGNIGAGLLAYKMGLPVKHFVAATNVNDTVPRFLKSGKYEPKPSVQTLANAMDVGDPSNWVRIQDLFDQDLDHLKKMVTSYTYDDATTKDAMEQLFREYNYVACPHTAIAWVASQAYAREHPGQYASVFLSTAHPCKFPDAIAPDAFEQIEFPEGAKELTGKEKLAEHMLVDYDAFRRYLVENR is encoded by the coding sequence ATGAAATTATATAGTACCAATAATAAAGAGCTAAGCGTTTCCTTTAAAGACGCTGTCTTTAATTCTCTACCCGCGGATAGAGGCCTTTATATGCCAGAGCATATTCCGCAGTTGGATCCGATGTTTATCCGTAATATCCAACAGTATTCCTTGCCCGAGATAGCATTCCATGTTGCACATGCATTAATTGGTAACGATATCCCAGAAGCAGATTTGAAAAAGATTGTTAACGAAGCTATTAACTTTGACGCTCCAGTACGTTTTCTAAATAAAGATACAGCCGTTTTGGAACTCTTTCACGGACCATCTTATGCGTTTAAAGATTTTGGAGCGCGGTTCATGAGTCGTGTCATGGGATATTTTTCCAAAGCAGATGATCAGTTGTTGGATGTTTTGGTTGCTACCTCAGGCGATACGGGAGGAGCTGTGGCCTTAGGATTTTTAGGAGTAGCCGGTACACGTGTCACGATTTTATATCCCAAAGGAAAAGTTTCAGAAGTGCAAGAATTACAATTGACTACGAATGGACAAAATATTAGGGCGATAGAGATTGACGGCACATTTGACGACTGCCAGGCCTTGGTAAAAAGAGCCTTTAACGATGTTCAACTCAACAGCGAATTGAGGTTGACTTCTGCCAATTCAATCAATATCGCTAGACTAATTCCACAGACTTTTTATTATTTTTATACATATGCGCAACTCAAGGCGCAAGGAATCAATGAAATCGTCTTCACCGTTCCTAGTGGTAACTTTGGAAATATTGGAGCAGGTCTATTAGCTTATAAAATGGGACTGCCAGTCAAACATTTTGTTGCAGCTACCAACGTAAACGATACCGTTCCGAGATTTTTGAAATCGGGCAAATATGAGCCGAAGCCCTCTGTGCAGACATTGGCCAATGCTATGGACGTCGGCGACCCTAGCAACTGGGTACGTATTCAAGATTTGTTTGATCAGGACCTCGATCATCTGAAAAAAATGGTCACGTCATACACCTATGATGATGCGACGACAAAAGATGCAATGGAACAATTGTTTAGAGAATACAACTATGTGGCTTGTCCGCATACAGCAATTGCATGGGTTGCATCGCAGGCATATGCACGAGAGCATCCTGGACAATATGCGTCAGTCTTTCTCTCGACTGCACACCCTTGTAAATTTCCAGATGCTATCGCACCAGATGCATTCGAGCAAATTGAATTTCCCGAAGGAGCAAAGGAATTGACAGGAAAAGAGAAATTGGCAGAACATATGTTAGTGGACTATGATGCTTTCAGACGCTATCTAGTCGAAAATAGATAA
- a CDS encoding homoserine kinase, with amino-acid sequence MELSQLKKDIDLSLILDEVKVFAPATVANMICGFDILGFALNEPGDEVVMTRRSEPGVVITEITGDDGRLPLDPQKNTVSASVQSLLRNLGLEHEVGVEIKLHKHMPIGSGLGSSSASTVAGLFAINTLLGSPLSREELLPYCVEGERLACGTGHADNVAPALFGGITLIRGYEPLDVIPLPAPKELHVGVIFPQVDVPTRDARQLIKEKIYLKDAVVQWGNIAGLIAGLYEEDYDLIARSMQDVLIEPTRAILIPQFYEMKRIAMEEGALSFGISGSGPSVVAVTRDAHIAQKITEKIQQHLSEAEIESYGYISAVNVDGPRILG; translated from the coding sequence ATGGAACTATCGCAATTAAAAAAAGATATTGATCTATCCCTGATCTTGGATGAAGTGAAGGTATTCGCACCGGCCACCGTTGCCAATATGATTTGCGGATTTGATATCCTAGGTTTTGCGCTGAATGAACCAGGAGATGAAGTTGTAATGACGCGTCGTAGCGAACCTGGAGTAGTCATTACAGAGATAACAGGTGACGATGGACGACTACCACTAGATCCTCAAAAAAATACCGTTTCAGCTTCGGTGCAATCTTTATTACGCAACCTGGGGTTGGAACATGAAGTCGGTGTCGAGATCAAGTTGCACAAGCATATGCCTATTGGTTCAGGTTTAGGTTCCAGTTCGGCCAGCACTGTTGCGGGGCTATTTGCCATCAATACGCTATTAGGAAGCCCGCTTTCGCGCGAAGAGCTTCTGCCATATTGTGTAGAGGGTGAACGACTCGCCTGTGGTACTGGACACGCTGACAATGTGGCGCCAGCCCTATTTGGTGGTATTACTCTTATTAGAGGCTATGAACCTTTGGACGTAATCCCACTGCCAGCACCCAAAGAACTGCATGTCGGAGTTATCTTCCCTCAGGTAGATGTCCCTACACGTGATGCACGGCAGTTAATCAAGGAGAAAATATATCTAAAAGATGCTGTTGTACAATGGGGAAATATCGCTGGACTGATAGCCGGATTGTACGAAGAAGACTATGATCTTATTGCTAGAAGTATGCAAGACGTACTGATTGAACCCACTCGCGCAATTTTAATCCCTCAATTTTACGAAATGAAAAGAATAGCAATGGAGGAGGGGGCACTTAGTTTTGGTATATCGGGGTCAGGTCCTTCTGTTGTAGCGGTTACTCGGGATGCGCATATTGCACAAAAGATAACAGAGAAGATTCAGCAACATTTGAGCGAAGCTGAAATCGAGAGCTATGGTTATATCTCAGCTGTCAATGTGGATGGTCCCAGAATACTAGGCTAA
- the thrA gene encoding bifunctional aspartate kinase/homoserine dehydrogenase I — protein sequence MKVLKFGGTSVGSAESIRSVLQIVSAAQQAGEQPLVVLSAMSGVTNLLTKMAEEAAEGKPFEEGMKILEDKHFDVIRKLISVKFQNPVFTKLKLYFNEIEDLLQGILALRELSNQSRDLVVSYGERCSAFLVAKIAAQEIEEATFIDASHYIKTNSNFGNASVQDVLTNQLIQALSHSHADKLMFVTGFIGSNDKGRITTLGRGGSDYTAAIFGSVLNASAIEIWTDVNGMLTADPRIVKKAFSLPVLSYTEAMELSYFGAKVIYPPTMIPAFLKKIPIIIRNTFQPEFEGTIIQFDSGQTSYPIKGISSISDISVINLSGSGMIGKSGFSGRLFTLLAREQINVVLITQSSSEHSITFAVHPDDALKAVQLIEIEFELELEANKILHPEIESNLSVLAIVGENMKKTPGMSGKLFSALGRNGINVRAIAQGSSEFNISVIISKIDLSKALNAVHDAFFAELKKTLHVFNLGTGNIGATLFKQLDSQHGFLLEKNDIEVKVVGISNSRKMLFKENGVDLNVWESQLNDDGIEADLSLFIDKMKDMNLPNCVFIDNTASSIPSTHYEDIFKANISIVTCNKIANSGKYSQYKLLRDTAHQHGVDFFYETNVGAGLPIVRVLKDLMMSGDRIVKIEAILSGTISYIFNNFKGDASFYDVVKQAQELGYTEPDPRDDLGGVDFMRKMLILARDAGYTLEAEDVDLGAILPASCLAAENVDSFYEELQKEDAYFEALKSKAQTENKAIRYIGKLEDGQVSISVQFVGPDHPFYSLSGSDNIISFTTERYKERPLVVKGPGAGAEVTAAGVFADLVNVGA from the coding sequence ATGAAAGTTCTAAAATTCGGAGGCACTTCAGTAGGTTCAGCAGAAAGTATCCGCTCTGTTTTGCAGATTGTATCCGCAGCTCAGCAAGCTGGTGAACAGCCATTGGTCGTATTATCGGCCATGTCAGGAGTCACTAATTTATTGACCAAGATGGCAGAGGAAGCTGCTGAGGGAAAGCCGTTCGAGGAAGGGATGAAAATCCTGGAAGACAAACACTTTGACGTAATCCGAAAATTGATTAGTGTCAAATTCCAAAATCCAGTGTTTACCAAGTTGAAATTATACTTCAATGAAATCGAGGATTTGCTACAGGGGATCTTAGCCCTTCGCGAGCTCAGTAATCAGAGTAGAGACCTCGTAGTAAGCTATGGCGAACGTTGTTCTGCATTTCTAGTGGCCAAGATTGCTGCCCAGGAGATTGAAGAAGCTACCTTTATAGATGCTTCGCACTACATCAAAACAAATTCAAATTTCGGTAACGCCAGTGTACAGGATGTGCTCACTAATCAGTTAATTCAGGCCTTATCCCATTCGCATGCGGACAAATTAATGTTTGTAACCGGATTTATTGGATCTAACGATAAAGGAAGAATCACCACGTTAGGGAGAGGCGGCTCCGATTATACGGCTGCTATTTTCGGGTCGGTACTGAATGCATCTGCTATAGAAATCTGGACAGATGTCAATGGGATGCTCACAGCTGATCCACGAATTGTAAAAAAAGCTTTTTCATTACCAGTATTATCTTATACTGAAGCGATGGAGTTATCTTACTTTGGTGCCAAGGTTATCTATCCTCCAACAATGATACCTGCATTCTTAAAAAAAATACCCATTATTATCCGAAATACATTTCAACCTGAATTTGAAGGAACCATCATTCAGTTTGATAGCGGGCAGACATCGTATCCAATCAAGGGTATATCATCAATAAGTGATATTTCAGTCATTAATTTGAGTGGCTCCGGGATGATTGGTAAGTCAGGTTTCAGTGGTCGTCTCTTTACACTATTAGCTCGCGAACAGATAAATGTGGTCTTGATTACGCAGTCCTCTTCCGAGCACAGCATTACATTTGCAGTCCATCCAGATGATGCATTAAAGGCCGTTCAGTTGATCGAAATCGAATTTGAGTTAGAACTTGAGGCGAATAAAATTTTGCATCCAGAGATAGAAAGCAATCTTTCTGTATTGGCCATCGTTGGCGAGAATATGAAAAAGACCCCTGGTATGTCAGGCAAGTTGTTTTCAGCTTTGGGTAGAAATGGGATTAATGTACGTGCAATAGCACAAGGGTCTTCCGAGTTTAATATTTCAGTTATCATATCGAAAATAGATCTTTCCAAAGCACTGAATGCTGTACATGATGCTTTCTTTGCTGAACTGAAAAAGACATTACATGTCTTTAATCTAGGAACTGGAAATATTGGCGCTACGCTATTTAAGCAGCTTGATAGCCAACATGGATTTCTGTTAGAAAAAAATGATATTGAAGTCAAGGTAGTAGGAATCTCCAACAGTCGCAAGATGTTGTTTAAGGAAAACGGAGTCGATCTAAATGTGTGGGAATCTCAGTTGAACGATGATGGTATAGAAGCTGATCTCTCTCTCTTCATTGATAAGATGAAAGATATGAATCTTCCAAATTGCGTCTTTATCGATAATACAGCCAGTTCAATCCCCTCGACCCATTACGAAGATATTTTTAAGGCTAATATATCAATAGTCACCTGTAATAAAATCGCAAATTCGGGCAAATATAGTCAATACAAGCTCCTACGTGATACCGCTCATCAACATGGTGTAGACTTTTTTTACGAAACGAATGTTGGTGCCGGCCTGCCTATAGTCCGCGTGTTGAAAGACTTGATGATGAGTGGTGACCGTATTGTTAAGATTGAAGCCATCCTATCGGGTACGATATCTTATATCTTTAATAATTTTAAAGGAGATGCCTCTTTCTACGACGTCGTCAAACAAGCGCAAGAATTGGGGTATACCGAGCCTGATCCTCGTGATGATTTAGGAGGAGTAGATTTTATGCGTAAGATGTTAATATTAGCGCGTGACGCAGGCTATACCCTAGAAGCCGAAGATGTCGACCTTGGCGCTATTTTACCAGCATCCTGTCTTGCCGCTGAGAATGTGGACTCATTTTACGAGGAACTTCAGAAGGAAGATGCATACTTTGAAGCGTTAAAATCAAAGGCTCAAACCGAAAATAAGGCGATTCGCTATATTGGTAAGCTTGAAGATGGTCAAGTCAGCATCTCTGTACAGTTCGTAGGCCCAGATCACCCTTTTTATTCTTTATCAGGAAGTGACAATATTATATCCTTTACTACCGAACGTTATAAAGAACGGCCGTTGGTCGTAAAAGGACCAGGGGCAGGGGCTGAGGTTACGGCAGCTGGTGTATTTGCAGATCTGGTCAATGTTGGAGCTTGA
- a CDS encoding C40 family peptidase yields MKTKKIVASLLFIGLCLVSQAQSTKTTSKSESADPDNLAKEYFSQIMGVAVSATTNTKLYQFVYDWIGTPYRLGGDSKRGIDCSKFAYELYDQVFNTSIGYNSRNIYTQVDPVRKNELKAGDLVFFKIRSRNITHVGVFLGDDKFAHASSSKGVMISNLNEAYWKRYYYNGGRMPVENAEDIGRVLTADLLKERKAKLN; encoded by the coding sequence ATGAAAACAAAGAAAATAGTAGCGTCATTGCTATTTATAGGCTTATGTCTAGTGTCGCAGGCACAATCAACAAAAACCACTTCCAAATCAGAATCTGCCGATCCTGATAACTTAGCAAAAGAATATTTTTCACAAATCATGGGTGTAGCCGTTTCAGCTACGACAAATACCAAACTGTATCAATTTGTTTATGATTGGATTGGAACTCCCTACCGCTTAGGTGGAGATTCCAAGCGTGGTATTGATTGCTCTAAATTTGCATATGAGCTTTATGACCAAGTATTCAACACCTCTATCGGATACAACAGTCGCAATATCTATACACAGGTAGACCCCGTACGTAAAAATGAACTTAAAGCTGGAGACTTGGTTTTTTTCAAGATTAGAAGCCGTAATATTACGCATGTAGGTGTATTTCTAGGAGATGATAAATTTGCACATGCTTCTTCAAGCAAAGGCGTAATGATCAGCAACCTAAACGAAGCGTACTGGAAAAGGTATTATTACAATGGTGGTCGAATGCCTGTAGAGAACGCGGAAGACATTGGAAGAGTCCTTACAGCTGATTTATTGAAAGAAAGAAAAGCGAAGCTCAACTAG
- a CDS encoding phosphoribosyltransferase family protein: MPSKKTLILDKEQIKQKSIRIAYQIVEDNFEEKAIVLVGIADRGYVFAQRLQQILVELAPDKSIELIKVTVNKTSRKLDGDTDIPASNAKDKVVILVDDVLNSGRTLAYALGVFLDVPLKKMRTAVLIDRSHHKFPIFSDYYGLKLSTILKEQVEVTLEEYDKTEDAAWLT; encoded by the coding sequence ATGCCCTCAAAAAAGACCCTTATTTTAGACAAAGAACAGATAAAACAAAAGTCAATTCGCATTGCTTATCAAATCGTGGAAGACAATTTTGAAGAGAAGGCTATCGTCTTAGTAGGTATTGCAGACCGAGGATACGTGTTTGCTCAACGCTTACAGCAAATTCTCGTGGAGCTAGCTCCTGATAAAAGCATTGAATTAATCAAGGTAACGGTTAACAAGACAAGTAGAAAATTAGATGGCGACACCGATATTCCAGCTTCCAATGCCAAAGATAAAGTAGTGATTCTTGTGGATGATGTCTTGAATAGTGGCCGCACATTGGCTTACGCACTCGGTGTATTCTTGGATGTCCCCCTCAAAAAAATGCGCACTGCCGTATTGATTGACAGAAGTCATCATAAGTTTCCAATATTTAGTGACTATTATGGTCTTAAATTATCTACGATACTCAAAGAGCAAGTGGAAGTCACATTGGAGGAATACGACAAAACAGAAGATGCAGCTTGGCTTACATAG